Proteins from one Pontibacter korlensis genomic window:
- a CDS encoding aminotransferase class V-fold PLP-dependent enzyme has product MRIHFTSFSRRLAIWPTLPLGVHLRRDADKRPFPLNQEGCRIYSLARHAIWNACRAFGLGAGDVILVPAYHHGSEVEALLQAGVQVRYYEVNDALEPDPEELKEQMDHKVRALYIIHYLGFPQNAAYWREWCDVQGILLIEDAAQAFLATVNGQPVGSFGHVAVFCLYKTYGIPDGGALFSIAPPEPPSSVPKSGYWRMLKRHINWVAARRGEVGFVHMLIKPVFAWWKRINEHAHAEFDLGSPVLPLSKMSSYLIPKIVDEKSAVQRRENYKFLLKHLGNMVPSQFATLPEGACPFAFPVQVQDAKTFLEKLKRKGVMGLLFWLNPHPTLPVEQFLRSKSLRERVLALPVHQELTRSDLERIVKVVKACSAISEVASEPVVSVNYS; this is encoded by the coding sequence ATGAGAATACACTTCACTTCTTTCTCCCGTCGCCTTGCTATTTGGCCAACACTTCCACTTGGTGTTCATTTAAGAAGAGATGCTGATAAGCGCCCTTTTCCGCTTAATCAGGAAGGGTGTAGGATATATTCTCTTGCACGGCATGCCATCTGGAATGCTTGTCGCGCTTTTGGACTTGGGGCTGGAGATGTTATACTTGTGCCAGCCTATCATCACGGTTCCGAAGTAGAAGCTCTCTTACAGGCAGGTGTTCAAGTAAGGTATTATGAAGTTAACGATGCCTTGGAGCCAGACCCAGAAGAGCTGAAGGAGCAAATGGATCACAAAGTGCGAGCTTTATATATCATCCATTACCTGGGATTCCCACAGAATGCTGCGTATTGGCGTGAATGGTGTGATGTGCAGGGGATACTATTAATTGAGGATGCTGCTCAGGCCTTTCTAGCAACTGTTAATGGGCAGCCTGTTGGTTCGTTTGGGCATGTGGCAGTGTTTTGCCTTTATAAAACATATGGTATTCCTGATGGGGGTGCTTTATTTAGTATCGCCCCGCCTGAGCCACCTTCAAGTGTTCCTAAGTCAGGTTATTGGAGGATGCTAAAGAGGCATATAAATTGGGTAGCTGCACGCAGAGGCGAAGTAGGTTTTGTTCATATGCTGATAAAGCCTGTTTTTGCTTGGTGGAAGAGGATAAATGAGCATGCACATGCAGAGTTCGATTTAGGAAGTCCTGTGTTGCCACTTTCCAAAATGAGTAGCTATTTGATTCCTAAAATTGTTGATGAGAAATCTGCTGTTCAACGCAGAGAGAACTATAAATTTTTACTTAAGCACCTTGGGAATATGGTTCCCAGCCAGTTTGCTACGCTTCCAGAGGGAGCCTGCCCATTTGCTTTTCCGGTGCAAGTGCAAGATGCGAAGACTTTTTTAGAAAAGTTGAAGCGGAAAGGTGTAATGGGACTTTTGTTTTGGCTTAACCCTCATCCAACTTTACCGGTGGAGCAATTTCTTAGAAGCAAATCTTTACGTGAGCGAGTACTAGCGCTGCCAGTGCATCAAGAGCTTACCAGGAGTGATCTTGAAAGAATTGTTAAGGTAGTAAAAGCCTGTAGTGCTATCTCTGAAGTAGCCTCGGAACCTGTTGTTTCAGTTAATTACAGTTAG
- a CDS encoding polysaccharide lyase, whose amino-acid sequence MNSRLKYFLMPLLVGAVTYSCEQKDLEEANPNGELSAENTSNATSANLMFNETFEGSSVFDGARLQSGASHAFQVVGTPVFSGSKSGRFELRDSDPEASNGTRAEYLFPENSVGKERWYSFRAYYPSSGYKTDSNNDILNQWHQGSGTGSPSSTFRVRNDRFLMRIGNTTESRKEYDLGVQAKDTWHEFVFHFVHSNGSDGLVEVWHNGEKVLTVKGGNMYDAPLPRWKVGIYKDDWNGSETTDSKQRVFFLDDVRMGNEKATLADMSSAPVSAPQPSEPAAPSEPAPSEPTAPEADLTLPAPGTDLLSGDITGFTLIDSEREKGVLSLTNGTTLSLSSLENTKLNIQANTASSFSGSVKFELSGAQSKSYTDNAAPYALHGDNGSGNFYYGNWNPPATGTYTLKATPYSADGKAGTPVSITFNITASGNSEVSSSTEPVTSEPVASAPSASAGDITGFTLIDSEREKGVLSLTNGTTLSLSSLEYTKLNIQANTASSFSGSVKFELSGAQSKSYTDNAAPYALHGDNGSGNFYYGNWNPPATGTYTLKATPYSADGKAGTPVSITFNITK is encoded by the coding sequence ATGAATTCAAGATTGAAGTATTTCCTTATGCCCCTACTTGTAGGTGCAGTGACCTACTCTTGCGAACAAAAAGACCTAGAAGAAGCAAATCCTAACGGCGAGCTAAGCGCAGAGAATACAAGTAACGCCACATCTGCGAACCTGATGTTCAACGAGACATTCGAGGGCAGCTCGGTCTTTGACGGCGCCAGGCTGCAGTCGGGCGCCAGCCACGCCTTCCAGGTGGTGGGCACGCCAGTGTTCTCGGGCTCCAAGTCGGGACGCTTCGAGCTGCGCGACTCCGACCCGGAGGCCAGCAACGGCACCCGCGCCGAGTACTTGTTCCCTGAGAACTCGGTGGGCAAGGAGCGCTGGTACTCCTTCCGGGCCTACTACCCGTCGAGCGGCTACAAGACCGACAGCAACAACGACATCCTCAACCAGTGGCACCAGGGCTCGGGCACGGGCAGCCCGTCCTCAACCTTCCGCGTGCGCAACGACCGCTTCCTGATGCGCATCGGCAACACGACCGAGAGCCGCAAGGAGTACGACCTGGGCGTGCAGGCCAAGGACACCTGGCACGAGTTTGTTTTCCATTTCGTCCACTCTAATGGCTCGGACGGCCTGGTGGAGGTGTGGCACAACGGTGAGAAGGTGCTCACGGTGAAGGGCGGCAACATGTACGACGCGCCGCTTCCGCGCTGGAAGGTGGGCATCTACAAGGACGACTGGAACGGCAGCGAGACCACCGACTCCAAGCAGCGTGTCTTCTTCCTGGACGACGTGCGCATGGGCAACGAGAAGGCAACCTTGGCCGACATGTCCTCTGCACCGGTGTCAGCTCCACAGCCATCTGAACCAGCAGCACCATCAGAGCCAGCTCCGTCTGAGCCTACTGCACCAGAGGCTGACCTTACATTGCCTGCACCTGGAACAGATCTGCTTTCTGGCGATATCACAGGCTTCACGCTGATTGATTCAGAGAGAGAGAAGGGCGTGCTGTCGCTGACAAACGGCACTACTCTTAGCCTGAGCTCTCTGGAGAACACTAAGCTGAACATCCAGGCTAATACTGCCTCGTCATTTTCGGGCAGCGTGAAGTTTGAGTTGAGTGGCGCGCAGAGCAAGTCTTACACTGACAACGCGGCTCCTTACGCCCTGCACGGCGACAACGGCAGCGGCAACTTCTACTACGGCAACTGGAACCCGCCGGCAACAGGCACCTACACGCTCAAGGCCACGCCATACTCGGCAGACGGAAAGGCCGGAACGCCTGTAAGCATTACCTTTAACATTACTGCGTCTGGTAACTCAGAGGTGAGTAGCTCAACAGAGCCTGTAACTTCTGAGCCAGTGGCCTCAGCTCCTAGTGCAAGTGCTGGCGATATCACAGGCTTCACGCTGATTGATTCAGAGAGAGAGAAGGGCGTGCTGTCGCTGACAAACGGCACTACTCTTAGCCTGAGCTCTCTGGAGTACACTAAGCTGAACATCCAGGCTAATACTGCCTCGTCATTTTCGGGCAGCGTGAAGTTTGAGTTGAGTGGCGCGCAGAGCAAGTCTTACACTGACAACGCGGCTCCTTACGCCCTGCACGGCGACAACGGCAGCGGCAACTTCTACTACGGCAACTGGAACCCGCCGGCAACAGGCACCTACACGCTCAAGGCCACGCCATACTCGGCAGACGGAAAGGCCGGAACGCCTGTAAGCATTACTTTTAATATTACTAAGTAA
- a CDS encoding polysaccharide lyase yields the protein MFNETFEGSSVFDGARLQSGASHAFQVVGTPVFSGSKSGRFELRDSDPEASNGTRAEYLFPENSVGKERWYSFRAYYPSSGYKTDSNNDILNQWHQGSGTGSPSSTFRVRNDRFLMRIGNTTESRKEYDLGVQAKDTWHEFVFHFVHSNGSDGLVEVWHNGEKVLTVKGGNMYDAPLPRWKVGIYKDDWNGSETTDSKQRVFFLDDVRMGNEKATLADMSSALVKSEELVEDKEIK from the coding sequence ATGTTCAACGAGACGTTCGAGGGCAGCTCGGTCTTTGACGGCGCCAGGCTGCAGTCGGGCGCTAGCCACGCCTTCCAGGTGGTGGGCACGCCAGTGTTCTCGGGCTCCAAGTCGGGACGCTTCGAGCTGCGCGACTCCGACCCGGAGGCCAGCAACGGCACCCGCGCCGAGTACTTGTTCCCTGAGAACTCGGTGGGCAAGGAGCGCTGGTACTCCTTCCGGGCCTACTACCCGTCGAGCGGCTACAAGACCGACAGCAACAACGACATCCTCAACCAGTGGCACCAGGGCTCGGGCACGGGCAGCCCGTCCTCAACCTTCCGCGTGCGCAACGACCGCTTCCTGATGCGCATCGGCAACACGACCGAGAGCCGCAAGGAGTACGACCTGGGCGTGCAGGCCAAGGACACCTGGCACGAGTTTGTTTTCCATTTCGTCCACTCCAACGGCTCGGACGGCCTGGTGGAGGTGTGGCACAACGGTGAGAAGGTGCTCACGGTGAAGGGCGGCAACATGTACGACGCGCCGCTTCCGCGCTGGAAGGTGGGCATCTACAAGGACGACTGGAACGGCAGCGAGACCACTGACTCCAAGCAGCGTGTCTTCTTCCTGGACGACGTGCGCATGGGCAACGAGAAGGCAACCTTGGCCGACATGTCCTCTGCACTGGTGAAGAGCGAAGAGTTAGTTGAAGATAAAGAAATCAAGTAG
- a CDS encoding polysaccharide deacetylase family protein: MKLTIRNMLGLLFAYILIWSGFVRRALNKALQGDYVLSIYFHKPTRREFEASIRWLQKNNFNFLSTADLEKIVLQESPFPKGAVVITVDDGWQSNEDCIAEVAKKYKVPVTIFVSTGPVEEGVYWWSYAQEARRRNIKCLSLKALKKLPNKSRLEEIAEIKNLIYLDREAMTIDQVKTVADSDYVSIGGHSHSHPILVNCSAEQVHSEMSVSKIKLESWLEKDISCFAYPNGDYGEREIRTLQRLGYRLAFCSEPRHLTPDVLDKCYQLPRFGFLEGASFAENTCRMVGVWQHTVQRFKKPSLKGLKAEFAPVPHTEASAIM; the protein is encoded by the coding sequence ATGAAGCTTACTATTAGAAATATGCTTGGGTTGTTGTTCGCTTATATATTGATATGGAGCGGATTTGTGAGACGTGCACTGAATAAAGCCTTACAAGGTGACTACGTCCTGTCAATTTACTTCCATAAACCTACTAGAAGGGAGTTCGAAGCTAGTATCCGATGGCTCCAAAAAAACAACTTCAACTTTTTAAGCACTGCAGATCTTGAGAAGATTGTGCTACAGGAGTCACCTTTTCCCAAAGGTGCTGTAGTAATTACTGTGGATGATGGTTGGCAAAGTAATGAAGATTGTATAGCAGAGGTAGCTAAGAAGTATAAAGTACCTGTTACTATATTTGTTTCTACAGGCCCTGTGGAGGAGGGGGTATACTGGTGGTCTTATGCGCAGGAAGCAAGGAGAAGAAATATTAAATGTCTTTCCCTAAAGGCTTTGAAAAAGTTGCCTAATAAGTCACGTCTCGAGGAAATAGCTGAAATCAAAAACCTAATTTATTTAGACAGGGAAGCGATGACTATAGATCAAGTAAAAACGGTTGCAGATTCTGATTATGTATCTATTGGTGGACATAGCCACAGCCATCCTATACTTGTGAATTGTAGTGCTGAGCAGGTGCACAGCGAGATGAGTGTATCTAAAATAAAGCTCGAGTCTTGGCTTGAAAAAGATATTTCTTGTTTTGCATATCCAAATGGGGACTATGGTGAGCGGGAGATAAGGACTTTGCAAAGACTAGGATACAGGTTAGCATTCTGTAGTGAGCCAAGGCACTTAACACCGGATGTGCTAGACAAATGTTATCAACTTCCAAGATTTGGGTTTCTAGAGGGTGCCTCCTTTGCTGAAAATACCTGCCGGATGGTTGGGGTTTGGCAGCATACAGTACAAAGGTTTAAAAAACCTTCTCTAAAAGGATTGAAAGCAGAATTTGCCCCTGTACCTCATACAGAAGCCAGTGCAATAATGTAG